The sequence ggggtgaagacactccttcaggtatactgggccgaggccatttaattCATACCTTCCCCGATAGTAATAATCAGATAGTGTAGCCATCAGCAAATAACCTCAAAATGAACCTTAAAAATGGTATTCAGTACAAGTGCACCAAACGTCTGTAGACAAGTCTGGCCCATACATCCAGTGAGAGACTTGTAAAGGCTGCCTGTTCCTCTCAATCAGAATATTCCCCAATCTCACCGCTCACCTCCATGTACACAAAGTCATGTGGAGGGAAAATATTTGCCCCTTCTGTAAGGAATCCAAACCCCAAGATTTGGGAAAACCTTTCAACCTCAGACATGGTGCTGCTGTTGTTGCCTTTaatatttgtgattttttttccagACCATTTTGAACTGAACTCTGCTCTATTTGTCATTGGGTATGTGGGGCAAGATGTCATATTGCCATGCCAGAGCTCTTCTGGGGCTCTGCCACAAAATGTGGAAGTTCAGTGGAAAAAAACTGTAGATGACAACACGGAGAACATCTACCAGTTCACAGCTTTCACTGGCCAGGAAACATTTGGGCAAGGCTATGAGTCCAGGACAGTGTTTGCCACAGAGGGACTGGACACTGGAAATGTTTCCTTGATGCTGAAAATGGCCAAAAAGTCTGATGAAGGAAGCTACAGCTGCATTGTCAAGACCAAAGACTGGGGTGCTCAGACCCAAACTGTTCTGGTTGTTGAATCTTCAAAAGGTATGAATCACAAAGTAGGACGGGCACAGAGGAAATAGCTCAGGCCTAACTTTTGCATTTGTGGTGTAAAATTTAAAGCTACAGTAATCACCAGAGATGACCTCTCCTTTACAAAGGAAGTCCTATTTGAAGGCACCCTCTCTTTGAAAAGCTTCCCAGTCCAAGACTGGTTTAAAGATGAAGAGCCATAAGAGGGGAAAGCAGCGGCCTTGAATTTGATCATTAACAGTTAGTGACTGCTCAGCAAACTGAGCAGGAACCTGAGTCATCTATTCACTAGGGTGAATTGGATACTATTTCTGATTAAATTTTAGCAGTTAGTTCCAAATTTGCATCTATGCTTATAAAGTGGCACgatgtattttatcttttttagTTGGTTCATGTGGGCATGGGAGGGGGTTAACAAATGAAAACAGGCCCCCTTACAACTATATTTCCCACTACTCTCTTTGCGACATCATAATCTAATCAGCAAAGAAAGGACCTGGCTGAACTTCTGAATAATGTGTTATCATAGTCCTCTCCATTGTCCTCCATGAGTTCCTGCTGCCACGACTGATACTGAGTCCCTGGATAGATGGCAATGAGTCCAAAAATCTCAGAACTCAAGTGGTTCCATTTAAAATGGTTAACGTTTTTAAAATATCTGCTGCCTGATCAATTAGGAACCTATTTTTAATCAATGGAAAGGTTTTCAGTTGATTAATCATACTGCCTGATTGTCTGACTATCATAGCATATAAAAAGGTATCCCTTATTCtctgccatttctttctttcaggcAACAGTACCTCAGAGAATTATTGTTCCTGCACTGCCTTTTGGGTGAtatttgtcttttttcttctcaCCCTTCTTGCTCTTGCAGTCACTGTTTGGGCAGTCATACACAAAGGTACCATATAAATCACTCTCTCTAACAGTGAATTCATGTGAGGAGTGGAGTGCAGACAGTGGGGCCAACTtgcataaaatattgggggccccagATAAACCCCtctccacataatcgatcacaagatgcagtGTACACACACCGTTtgcatggcaatgcccatcaattttggggggcagccccctcaaatattttattggggggcaaagagCCCTCAGACCTTAGGAGTGCAGATAAGATTGTAGCCAAAGCAGAGACCCAAGAGAGATTTATCTACATGCTCAGAGTAATTACAAGGCAATGGTGGACCGTGGTTTTTCACATTTCAGTGGTCTCCCGTGTGACGCCCAAATCCGGCCTTCTGTAGCACTTCATAGTTGTGTCACCTgctgcagtgtcccagaagctCTGTGCCTAGTGTGGCCGAACCAGTCATTCTCCCCTAGATCTGCATCTGCACAAGGTCTGCAgatgtacaaaaaaaaaatccaacagaGGGTACAATCCCCCTCAAATGGCTTATAATCTGTGATTTTAACAGTACTGTagctggattacaattcccatcatccctgatgatgctggctagggctagagtccagcaatatctgaacaGGCAGAAGAAGACTACCCCAATCCACAGAATTTATCCACTCTTACATCCTTGCCTTGGGACTTTTACTGTAGAGACCTACAGCTCTATATTCCGTAGTTGATTGCAAATAAAAATATCCATTAGGGTATTCTATTCTGGTGGTGCCCTTAGATGCCAAGCTAAACTGGACTTCCTTGTGATTCCCCCCGACCCCTGCCCCACATCTCAAGGTGCCAGAGAAAAGGAAACTCTCTCACGGAATGAAGAGCAGAGTGCTAAAGAAGAAAATGAGGaaataaaggaagaagaagaagaaggtatgTCTTGTAAAATCTGTCTGCTTGTAAACAACCATTTGATCAACTGAAAACACGGCCACATATTCAATTTTGGTATTTAAAAGGAGAAATATGAACCATCAAGATTACCCCTTTGCTAAACCAAGAGGCATTTTCTGCCAGCCTGAGCCCCACATTAAGCCCGGGACATTATCTGGGGTGTGGGTAGGTGGTCCAAGCACCTCCCTGTAACTGATTTGTGGGTTAGGGACTGAATAGAAACAATGCCCCGTGCTGAATGGAGACTTGATTAGCTCTACTGATCAGAGGGAAGTGGTGTGAAACAATGTCTCCAGAATCACACCATCAACCCCCTCCACACGTAAAGCAGGATGGTGCTTGTGTACACCCAGCAACTATGCCACTCTAAATGGTATTTGTGGAAAGTCCCTCAGTCAGTCAAATCCCTGCTGTAGGCAGGCCACTCACCCTGAGAGACCTGGATCATTCCCTCTGTTAGGAGATTGGTGGGCCATATTGCTTAGAATGAAAACCATATGCATTTCTGTTTTTTAGGACTATTTCCAGAAAACAGAACATTGCAGGAAGAAAAAAGGTATGCCTTATGTTTCTGCTTTCAAACAACCATTTGATCCAATTAAAATATAACCCTATATTTCATTTTCCTTTCGTTTGTGACAAAACACGTTGTGTTCTGCATAGTTGTACTTTGAAACGCATGAAAACAAGGTagactttctttctttattaagtTGTTGTAGCGGTACAATAGGAGATTCCACAAAACAgaacaccagagagagagagagagaacaccacTTGCCTGTTGAATAAAATAAATTGCCAATAAACATACTTTTAGTTATAATTAGCAGAATACAAGACAATGAGCTTGAGTGGTGGGAGGGAATCAGAAATTTCTGCACACTTTGTATCATGCAGCATATTCAGATGGTCCTGTAAAGAATAGCCCAAATCTTCCTTTGTAATCATCCTTCAGTGAGAACACAGAAGCGAGTGTGCACTCTTCTTATTTGTAATTATATGTGTAATGCCAAaagcacatctggagggtgaGATCTGAAcgtggatataccgtatttttcgccctataggacgcattttttccctccaaaaatgaaggggaaatgtgtgtgcgtcctatggggcgaatgcaggctttcgctgaagcctggagagcgagaggggtcagtgcgcactgacccctctcgctctccaggcttcaggagagccccaccgccagccccacaagctcgggggacagcagggaggcggaacgctgccatcccgctgtctcccgacatccTTTGgaggctggcagcggggagaagcctgcctctccccccccccgccagccccgcaagcttgggggacagtggggaggcgcagcgcgccatcccgctgtctcccgacgtcATTTGGAGgatggcggcagggagaagcctgcctctccccccgccagccccgcaagctcggggGATAGTGGGGAGGCGCAACGCGCCCAGGCTTAGCTTCAGCTGTGGGAGCCCAGTgctgggctcccacagcttgcggagagctgcatgTTCTGGGGGcttgggtcgggggaag comes from Podarcis raffonei isolate rPodRaf1 chromosome 13, rPodRaf1.pri, whole genome shotgun sequence and encodes:
- the LOC128398770 gene encoding butyrophilin-like protein 2, which encodes MGLYKPQEIVHLILGSFYVVVLALIPSSDHFELNSALFVIGYVGQDVILPCQSSSGALPQNVEVQWKKTVDDNTENIYQFTAFTGQETFGQGYESRTVFATEGLDTGNVSLMLKMAKKSDEGSYSCIVKTKDWGAQTQTVLVVESSKGNSTSENYCSCTAFWVIFVFFLLTLLALAVTVWAVIHKGAREKETLSRNEEQSAKEENEEIKEEEEEGMSCKICLLVNNHLIN